A window of the Lolium perenne isolate Kyuss_39 chromosome 7, Kyuss_2.0, whole genome shotgun sequence genome harbors these coding sequences:
- the LOC127313976 gene encoding PLASMODESMATA CALLOSE-BINDING PROTEIN 5, whose translation MVVVVSPLPLLFLLLAVRAAVGSGSGAIGGGGGGQLWCVAKNNAEDGALQSAIDWACGPNGGADCRAIQPGGACYEPPDLLARASYAFNDYFLRSGGAASPAACDFSGAAALIGLNPSHGNCVFPSSSSPKNGSFVGITTYGRTGADLSRSSSWQLNLWSLLLCISLSVTIFVVPHSW comes from the exons ATGGTGGTGGTAGTCTCGCCACtccccctcctcttcctcctcctcgccgtccgCGCGGCCGTCGGTAGCGGCTCGGGggcgatcggcggcggcggcggcgggcagctGTGGTGCGTCGCGAAGAACAACGCCGAGGACGGCGCGCTGCAGTCGGCCATCGACTGGGCCTGCGGCCCCAACGGCGGCGCCGACTGCCGCGCCATCCAGCCGGGCGGCGCCTGCTACGAGCCGCCGGACCTCCTGGCGCGCGCCTCCTACGCCTTCAACGACTACTTCCTCCGATCCGGCGGCGCCGCCAGCCCCGCCGCCTGCGACTTctccggcgccgccgcgctcATCGGCCTCAACCCCA GTCACGGGAACTGCGTGTTTCCTTCCAG TTCATCCCCCAAAAATGGCAGCTTCGTAGGAATAACAACCTACGGTCGGACAGGTGCAGATCTAAGCAGAAGTTCTTCATGGCAACTTAACCTCTGGTCATTGCTTCTCTGCATCTCTCTATCTGTAACAATTTTCGTTGTCCCACATTCCTGGTGA
- the LOC127313977 gene encoding RING-H2 finger protein ATL39-like has translation MHFAMSPDSLLFFYAVVASVTAAFGLFSLYKHLTQHRRRHFGTGDSEEHRPLTVAPSLLVPQFMYNRLVRHSGKGAGSTECAVCLGVIQVGAMAKLLPACTHVYHVDCIDLWLASHSTCPLCRSRVGDHSRAGDKTVQDLAYLSPV, from the coding sequence ATGCATTTTGCCATGTCGCCTGACAGCCTCCTCTTCTTCTACGCCGTTGTGGCGTCGGTCACTGCCGCCTTCGGCCTGTTCTCCCTCTACAAGCACCTCACCCAGCACCGTCGACGACACTTCGGCACCGGAGATTCGGAGGAGCACCGgccgcttacggtggctccaagcCTTCTTGTTCCCCAGTTCATGTACAACCGGCTCGTCCGGCACAGCGGCAAGGGCGCTGGCTCAACGGAGTGCGCCGTCTGCCTCGGTGTCATCCAGGTCGGCGCCATGGCAAAGCTGCTGCCCGCGTGCACCCACGTCTACCACGTCGACTGCATCGACCTCTGGCTAGCCTCCCACTCGACATGCCCTCTCTGCCGGTCCAGGGTCGGCGATCACTCCAGAGCTGGCGACAAGACTGTTCAGGACCTTGCTTATCTTTCACCTGTATAG